In Oscillospiraceae bacterium, the sequence CTCAGTTTATCATCCATCTGCAAGAGATATTGTGGTGTACCACCTGCAACACCATAGATAAGTGCTTTATCCTCGTCAGACAGATTTTTAAAATATCTGCAGGTTTCTTCAAAGTCAAATGGCAAAAGCTTCATTTGAGCTGTTCTTCTGCCATAGAGAGGCGCTTTATATGCAAGCACATGGTCTTCCATATACGACATAGAAGAACCACAGAGGATAAGCATCAATTTTGATGTATCTTTATATTTATCAATTAAAAGTTGCAAGGTAGATGCAAGACTTTTTGATGAACGAGCTACATAAGGGTATTCATCAATAGCAAGAATGATTCTTTCGTTTTCCGCAAGCTTGAATACATACTCTAAAGCCGCCTGAAAGGAGAGGAAAGAGGATTCCGTTTCAATACCGCTTGCAAACTCCATAATACTTTTAGAAAGGTTTTCAAGATTCTGCTTTGCGTTGCTTTCAACACCCATAAAATAAATAGCTTTTTTCTTATCTATGAACTCATTTATGAGCGCAGTTTTACCAACACGACGTCTGCCATAGATAACCGCAAATTCAAATTTATTTGATTTATAAAACTTATTCAGAGCATCAAGCTCTCTTTCTCTGCCTATAAACATATACACGACCTCCATTTTAAGTTATCTACATTATAACACATAAATACAAATTAGTCAAGTACGATTTACTAAATTGTGTTTGAGTATAAATCCATGGTGCCTTTTAGCAAAGGAAAACACCATTAAAAGATTTTTTCTTTCAAAGGTGTCGGATTGCTTTTATATTTTTTGTCAACGCAGATTTACGATTTCATCGTAAATCTGCCTAAATTCTATATTCTGTCTTTTGTAAGTTTAATTTTAAAGTATTTGCTCCTTATTTCCTTCAAGCCTCTTGTATCAGCTTCTGTATTTTAACTGATTTTTTCACTCAAAATTACTTTATTACCTCTAACTGAATCCCTCCAAAAATGCTTTGGCGACTTCTGTTCTTTGATACAACTTTTAGCGCTTATTTTCAAGACGATTTTGCAACCCTCCCTACTAGTGCAAAATCACACTCAAAAGTTAAGAATAATCATATGCGCGAAAACCGCTATTTCACTATGTTTTAGAGTAATTTAGGGGTGGAGCAACCACCCCTAATTTCTAAATTTTTAATTTTTTTAATTTTCGTTACGATTTTGCAACCCCCTATACGATAAAAAATTCGTTTTTAATCGGTACTTTTTGTGCTTCCCGGAACGAGTAGTTCCTTTGCAAAATTTGTTTTCTGCTTATTTATATCAGTGCGAGGATAGTTTTTAGGTAACAAGTATTCGTCAGTTCTTGCTACATCATAATAGCTTATATCTGTAGTATGCCATTTACCATCAACATACACTTCATTCCATGCGTGTATATCATCAACAACTGATATGCACGGAATTCCCGCTCGTTGGCAAAGATAAACAAATGCATCTGCATAAGTACCGCATATCGCATTGGCAGGTGACGTACCGGTAAATATCTTATTTATCCCTGCAACATTCTCGTTCTTATATGCCGCTCTGTCGCAGATATAATCGGAAATCCGTTTGACTTTTTCTCGATCCGAGAGATTGGATATCTCCGCAACGAAACCATTTGTTACCTTGTTTGCAGGTTCAAAGTGTTTATGTATTTGAGGTTTACAAATACGATAGCTAGGATATTCGTATAAATTCTTTATCGTTGACTCATATCCAAAACTGAAATTATAATAACCGAACATTGATGCAGTTACGGATTTCATTGCTTCTATGGTTTTTCCCGAATTACTCATTGAAGCCTTTTCATCAACGAAATGTGCATAGGTGTAATTTGGATTATAACCATTTTCATCGGTGTTTTGAGTTGTCTCGTTAATATCCACAATAGATTGTCTGATTGCATTGTAAGCATCCCTTGTATATACTTCATTGAATATATTGGGATTTGCTCTTTGTGAGAAATCTTCTCTTGCATACGATTTACCGTCTATGTAATCAACTTTCGGTTTTTCTTCCCTGTAAGGTTTCTCTGTGTTAATTGAAACAGTATTTGTTTCTGCATCGTATGTGATTTCAATATTCAATGCCTTTGCAATATCCCGAAGTTTCACATAATTATTATCATTAAAATTTATTGCTGACATTTCTGCTTTTGAGCCGTTGATATAAATATCCTGACCTGAAACAATATCTGCTGCAAAAACTTCGCTCCCGAGCAGCAGAATTATCGGAACTATACTAACTGCAAATATTTTCCTCATGCTATAAGTACCTCCTCATAATTATTTTTTCTTGCGTCATTTAACAACTTGAGAGAATGCTCAAGTGCTCTTTTGGTATCTTTCTTGTCATTCTTATAAAACGCATATAAAAGAATAATATTTTCATCTTTCATTGAAAAGACAACTCTTGCCATTGTTACCGATGTCTTTAATCTGATTTCGAAAAGCCCTTTAAATCGATTTTGAGAAATATGCCTCACATAAGGTTCGCAAAGTCTGTTTTTCTCATCTGAGATATAGGCAAGAATATTTTGGAATTTGTTTTTAAGTTTAACATCACTACTTTCTATAAAATTCTGCACATTCTGATAAGTATAAATCTTTCTCAATTTCACCCCTCCGATTTCTAAAAATAAAAAGTGTTAAACTTATCACCTCCTTAAAACTCGAAATTTGCCTTAAACACGCATAAATTGTAGAGATTTAGCACATCGCCTTATGGTGTTAGTTTAACACTTACAGGGGCCATTGCAGCACCCATATTATTAGCATCTTTTATTCCTAAATCAACTATCTTTCCTGTTGTTATTCTTTTAATTTTTGGTCCATTCCCCGTTTTTGACAAGACAACTGCACCTGAACCTGTAACTGTCCATTGAGAAGTTGCAGGACGAGTTCCTCCATATTCTAATGGAAATCTGAACTGTCTTTCTGCAGAACAGAAATGCGATGACGTTGCAGATACAACATTATTTGCAAATTCTCCATCAATAAATACTGCACCTAAAGATAAACTTTCTGCCATCGTTGAACAAGCACCATATAGTCCAAAAAAAGGCAAATCAAAATCTCTTATTGCAAAACTGCTTGATGCACATTGATTTAATAAATCACCTGAAAAAATATAGTCAATATCAGAAACAGAAAGTTCAGCCTTTTTTATGGCATTTTCAATCGAAGTTTTAACAAATTTACTTTCAGCTTTTTCCCATGTTTCTTCTCCGAATTTAGAATCATCTATTATTTTATCAAAATATTTACTTAACGGACCTTCACCTTCTTTCGGTCCGACAACAGAATAATATCCTTTTATAACTGGCAGATTGCAAAATTCTATAGTTTGCTTACCGATTTTTTTCATAATACCACTCTTCCTAACAATAAAAATAATCCGCATACAACAGATGTTGTTATTCCGTACACTAAAACAGGTCCTGCTATTATAAACATTTTAGCTCCAAGCCCTAAAACATATCCTTCAGATTTAAATTCCATAGCAGGAGATACGATAGCATTAGCAAATCCCGTGATTGGTACAAGTGTTCCTGCACCTCCAAATTTAGCAATTTTATTATACAAATCAAGACCTGTGAACAATGCACCTAAAAAAACCATAATCATAGGTGTAAAGGTAGCAACATTTACTTCCTTAATTCCCATTGATACTAAAAAATTAAATATAATTTCGGCTATAAGGCATATACTTCCACCCGTAACAAACGCTCT encodes:
- a CDS encoding SpoVA/SpoVAEb family sporulation membrane protein; this translates as MKRITNNQYNDMVDKKIPGSSVLIKCFRAFVTGGSICLIAEIIFNFLVSMGIKEVNVATFTPMIMVFLGALFTGLDLYNKIAKFGGAGTLVPITGFANAIVSPAMEFKSEGYVLGLGAKMFIIAGPVLVYGITTSVVCGLFLLLGRVVL